The Saccharomonospora glauca K62 genome has a segment encoding these proteins:
- a CDS encoding substrate-binding and VWA domain-containing protein, producing the protein MDAHRTVPLTVGSLVGAVLVTGTLLLPSAPGVDFSHCVEITVVSSTEKDHLITELAEQYNDAHRVADQWCGEIEVNAVSSGAASEQLQHGWDEQATGSRRPDIWLPSTSLWAGLLEYRTGRDLVSGEDDSITTSPLVIAMPEKMARALGWPEKSLGWSDLRELAATRDWSRYGHPEWGHFAMGKDNPRLSSSGLAATIATYYAATRDIGGFTEQNLSANADVLKFVRDIESSVTHYSDDSVAFLEKLSISYPEPVISAMAIQEQMVYLYNTGGLAGDAPSSSGDGPVDPLVAIHPDDGTVLVDHPFLVLRDVDEAKRAVANDFRDFLLSEEAQRKFSEEGFRDHEGGIDDEVARVVNSEGRNSPEPRPIDPPSAAQVEHMLRAWEDARRRGSVLLLLDVSKSMTELADPGATEPQSKLELLEPAVLRGLELLDDDDEVALWTFSEDPNVHEVMPMSPVKQVREELTQRVSDALRVRGDRTALYKATYRAHEAMRANLDVERINAIVLLTDGHDTTHDMSLDELLQAIDPEYLDSSVRIFTISYGKDADRDTLSEIAATSQARHYDARDPHEIDQVFLSAFSNF; encoded by the coding sequence GTGGACGCGCATCGCACCGTGCCGTTGACCGTCGGTTCCCTCGTGGGAGCCGTTCTGGTCACGGGCACGCTTCTGCTGCCCTCCGCACCGGGGGTGGACTTCTCCCACTGCGTCGAGATCACGGTCGTCTCGTCCACCGAGAAGGACCACCTCATCACCGAGCTGGCCGAGCAGTACAACGACGCGCACAGGGTGGCCGACCAGTGGTGCGGCGAGATCGAGGTGAACGCCGTGAGTTCCGGCGCCGCCTCCGAGCAGCTCCAGCACGGCTGGGACGAGCAGGCCACGGGGTCCCGGAGGCCCGACATCTGGTTGCCGAGCACCTCCTTGTGGGCGGGCCTGCTCGAATACCGCACGGGTCGGGACCTGGTCTCCGGCGAGGACGACTCCATCACCACGAGCCCGCTCGTGATCGCCATGCCCGAGAAGATGGCGAGAGCGCTCGGCTGGCCGGAGAAGTCCCTGGGTTGGTCCGATCTGCGAGAGCTGGCCGCCACCAGGGACTGGAGCCGGTACGGGCATCCCGAGTGGGGGCATTTCGCGATGGGCAAGGACAACCCCCGGCTGTCCAGCTCGGGCCTCGCCGCCACCATCGCCACGTACTACGCGGCGACCCGTGACATCGGCGGCTTCACCGAGCAGAACCTGTCCGCCAACGCCGACGTGCTGAAGTTCGTGCGCGACATCGAGTCGTCGGTGACGCACTACTCCGACGACTCGGTGGCGTTCCTGGAAAAGCTCTCCATCAGCTACCCCGAGCCCGTCATCAGCGCCATGGCGATCCAGGAACAGATGGTCTACCTCTACAACACGGGCGGGCTGGCGGGTGATGCCCCGAGCTCAAGCGGGGACGGACCCGTCGACCCGCTGGTAGCCATCCATCCCGACGACGGCACCGTCCTGGTGGATCACCCCTTCCTGGTCCTGCGAGACGTCGACGAGGCGAAACGCGCCGTCGCCAACGACTTCCGCGACTTCCTGCTGTCCGAGGAGGCACAGCGGAAGTTCTCGGAGGAGGGATTCCGTGACCACGAAGGCGGGATCGACGACGAAGTCGCCCGCGTCGTGAACTCCGAGGGCCGGAACAGCCCCGAGCCCCGACCGATCGACCCGCCCTCCGCCGCACAGGTCGAGCACATGCTCCGCGCGTGGGAAGACGCGCGTCGTCGGGGCAGCGTCCTTCTCCTGTTGGATGTGTCGAAATCGATGACGGAGCTCGCCGATCCCGGTGCCACGGAGCCGCAGTCGAAGTTGGAACTGCTCGAACCCGCGGTGCTGCGTGGTCTGGAACTGCTCGACGACGATGACGAGGTGGCTTTGTGGACGTTCTCCGAAGACCCCAACGTCCACGAGGTCATGCCGATGAGTCCGGTGAAGCAGGTACGCGAGGAACTCACCCAGCGGGTGTCCGACGCTCTCCGGGTGCGGGGCGACCGAACCGCCCTCTACAAGGCCACGTACCGGGCGCACGAGGCGATGCGCGCGAACCTCGACGTCGAACGCATCAACGCCATCGTGCTGTTGACCGACGGCCACGACACGACACACGACATGTCGCTGGACGAGCTGTTGCAAGCCATCGACCCGGAATATCTGGACTCGTCGGTCCGCATCTTCACCATCTCCTACGGAAAGGACGCCGACCGCGACACCCTCTCCGAGATCGCCGCGACTTCCCAAGCACGGCACTACGATGCCCGTGACCCCCACGAGATCGACCAGGTGTTCCTCAGTGCGTTCAGCAACTTCTGA
- a CDS encoding P-loop NTPase fold protein: MKRFLGHEGGLHAVAVSPDGTRIITAGEDRVVREWDLRTGGQRRELVGHARPVRALTVHRDTMVSCDESGEIRTWSYASGLPLGRDMVRSQWALTTTACAAGRAATGAVVAGLANGDVVVHDMADGLTRTVYSAGVWIDAVATTPGATRVAIGVEHRGARVVDVAAGDVWQLGTGTVTAVAIREVGHGDLLTGGADGSVILWTTTQGAELVRFTGGPSPVSAVAFGPDNSHVFAAVDDTLLVWESTRPTEPTVLTGHIGAVRALAVAPDGEHVVSIGEDGTIRVWNYLDGEQVSGTGFTDPPVTPRATPTSDEPSSRDLLGFRQDVQTLATVIADRTTEPPLCVALLGPWGSGKSSFLRQLHDQVDTLSALSRNNPGRSVFAATVRQVRFNAWHYHDDELWVGMVERLFAELADDTDNARSRKELRSRLQSLETVRDNADRSRLTRTLRLLTSGVDPETRRRRRRATVVSIVVGLLGVAAALVGWLFLRDLLITAVGTVVAVVTGVTSVLSAIDTVRTSLAPLASGIRDMLRARREELDTEIRAVSKRLHQLDAVERMRKLIDDVRRDRYEQYRGLLSRVHEDLRALDRDIRDAWTEWQLAGAQGPPPLERIVLYIDDLDRCSPRKVVDVLAAVHLLLAMPLFVVVVAVDPRWLRRCLDEVGLSSEYLDKVFQIVYTLRPLGGNTAALVDSMLPVREDPAERIPTTEPTTAEPVRPATTVADARPSERRAAPPRSMSRKLRAEQLRFRPEEREYLHRIAPRLSTPRAVKKLVNLYRLVRVGVRDDQFSSFPYRTVLTLLGILVADPVAARKVFIAIQTTDDLFSAIPLEWHDDMDDDLQTYRHWVGTIARFGFETHDLVTP, encoded by the coding sequence ATGAAACGCTTCCTCGGGCACGAAGGTGGTCTCCACGCCGTAGCCGTCTCCCCGGACGGGACACGGATCATCACGGCGGGCGAGGACCGGGTGGTGCGCGAGTGGGACCTGCGCACGGGTGGGCAGCGGCGTGAACTGGTCGGCCACGCCCGGCCCGTGAGGGCGTTGACCGTTCACCGCGACACGATGGTGAGCTGCGACGAGTCCGGGGAGATCCGGACGTGGTCGTACGCCTCCGGTCTTCCCCTCGGTCGCGACATGGTGCGGTCGCAATGGGCCTTGACCACCACGGCCTGCGCCGCGGGACGTGCGGCCACGGGCGCCGTCGTGGCGGGCCTCGCCAACGGCGACGTGGTGGTGCACGACATGGCCGACGGCCTGACCCGGACGGTGTACTCCGCCGGAGTGTGGATCGACGCGGTCGCCACCACGCCGGGAGCCACCCGAGTCGCGATCGGCGTCGAGCACCGGGGAGCCCGCGTGGTGGACGTGGCCGCCGGAGACGTGTGGCAGCTCGGCACCGGCACCGTGACGGCCGTGGCGATACGCGAGGTGGGGCACGGCGACCTCCTCACGGGCGGAGCCGACGGCAGCGTGATCCTGTGGACCACCACGCAGGGCGCCGAGCTCGTCCGGTTCACCGGGGGCCCCTCACCCGTCTCGGCGGTGGCCTTCGGCCCCGACAACTCCCATGTCTTCGCCGCCGTCGACGACACACTGCTGGTGTGGGAGAGCACCCGACCCACCGAACCGACGGTCCTCACCGGGCACATCGGCGCCGTGCGCGCCCTCGCCGTCGCGCCCGACGGCGAGCACGTCGTGAGCATCGGCGAGGACGGCACCATCCGGGTGTGGAACTACCTCGACGGCGAGCAGGTCTCGGGCACCGGATTCACCGATCCCCCAGTCACCCCGCGCGCGACCCCCACGAGCGACGAGCCCAGCTCGCGTGACCTGTTGGGGTTCCGGCAGGACGTCCAGACGCTCGCCACCGTGATCGCCGACCGGACCACCGAACCGCCGCTGTGCGTGGCGCTGCTCGGCCCGTGGGGCTCGGGCAAGTCGAGCTTCCTGCGGCAACTGCACGACCAGGTCGACACGTTGTCCGCGTTGTCCCGCAACAACCCCGGACGCAGCGTGTTCGCCGCCACCGTGCGGCAGGTGCGGTTCAACGCCTGGCACTACCACGACGACGAGTTGTGGGTCGGCATGGTGGAACGGCTGTTCGCCGAGCTCGCCGACGACACCGACAACGCACGTTCCCGCAAGGAACTCCGGAGCCGATTGCAGAGCCTGGAGACGGTGCGCGACAACGCCGACCGCTCCCGGCTCACCCGCACGCTGCGACTGCTGACCTCCGGTGTGGACCCGGAGACCCGACGTCGTCGCCGGCGAGCCACGGTGGTGTCCATTGTGGTTGGTCTCTTGGGAGTCGCGGCGGCGCTCGTGGGTTGGCTCTTCCTGCGGGATCTGTTGATCACCGCCGTGGGAACGGTCGTCGCCGTCGTCACCGGCGTGACGTCGGTGCTCAGCGCGATCGACACAGTCCGCACCTCCCTGGCGCCTCTGGCGTCCGGGATACGTGACATGCTGCGTGCCCGTCGGGAGGAGCTGGACACCGAGATCCGCGCCGTCAGCAAACGGTTGCATCAACTCGACGCGGTGGAGCGGATGCGCAAGCTGATCGACGACGTCCGCCGCGACCGGTACGAGCAGTACCGTGGCCTGCTCAGCCGCGTCCACGAGGACCTGCGCGCGCTCGATCGGGACATCCGAGACGCGTGGACCGAATGGCAGCTCGCCGGGGCGCAGGGTCCCCCGCCGTTGGAACGCATCGTGCTCTACATCGACGACCTCGACCGTTGCTCTCCCCGTAAGGTCGTCGACGTCCTGGCGGCCGTGCACCTGCTGCTCGCCATGCCGCTGTTCGTGGTGGTCGTGGCGGTGGACCCCCGGTGGCTGCGTCGCTGTCTCGACGAGGTCGGCCTGTCGTCGGAGTACCTGGACAAGGTCTTCCAGATCGTCTACACGCTGCGGCCGCTGGGCGGGAACACGGCGGCGCTGGTGGACTCGATGCTGCCGGTGCGGGAGGACCCGGCGGAGCGGATTCCGACGACCGAGCCCACGACGGCCGAGCCGGTCCGGCCCGCGACCACCGTGGCGGACGCGCGCCCGTCCGAGCGCCGGGCCGCCCCGCCCCGGTCCATGAGCCGGAAATTGCGCGCCGAACAGCTCCGCTTCCGACCGGAGGAACGCGAATACCTCCACCGAATCGCGCCCCGGCTCTCCACCCCGCGGGCGGTGAAGAAACTGGTGAATCTGTACCGCCTCGTCCGGGTCGGGGTGCGGGACGACCAATTTTCTTCCTTTCCCTACCGCACCGTGCTCACCCTGCTGGGAATACTGGTCGCCGACCCGGTGGCGGCACGGAAGGTATTCATCGCGATTCAAACCACGGACGACCTCTTTTCCGCCATTCCACTTGAATGGCACGACGACATGGACGATGATCTTCAAACATATCGCCACTGGGTCGGAACGATCGCGCGCTTCGGTTTTGAGACCCACGACCTGGTGACACCGTGA
- a CDS encoding SGNH/GDSL hydrolase family protein — MSRTRSRIAVGLASAFTSLALIAPLPVRAEPAVPHADWVGSWHAAMTEPAGSGPSAEGFTDTTLRQVAHLSVGGDSVRVRLSNAYGETPLTVGSVTVAPRSDDAAGTPDVDADALTPVTFGGETSVTIPAGADWISDPVDLTVRDDSDLVVSMYLPGPTGPATFHSQGYATSFTAPGDATTDPGRAFSKLDASRYFLTGVDVTTRAKGSVVFFGDSITDGDVSTVDANLRYPDQVADRLLERPDPLRCGVLNSGISGNRLLTDAGSWGDSALSRFDRDVLSRPGVRSVVLLEGINDIGSSQGAVEPEQLIGIYRQFIARAHDAGIKVIGATLTPFEGADYYTEAGEADRQAVNEWIRTSGEFDAVVDFDAAVRDPEHPTRFLPAYDVGDHLHPNDAGFGAMAAAIDLRTIC, encoded by the coding sequence ATGTCACGAACGCGATCACGCATCGCGGTTGGGTTGGCAAGCGCTTTCACCTCACTGGCGCTGATCGCACCGCTCCCCGTCCGGGCCGAGCCCGCCGTCCCCCACGCCGACTGGGTCGGAAGCTGGCACGCTGCCATGACGGAACCCGCCGGGAGTGGCCCCTCCGCCGAGGGATTCACCGACACCACCCTGCGCCAGGTCGCGCACCTTTCCGTGGGCGGCGACTCCGTGCGGGTCCGCCTCAGCAACGCCTACGGCGAAACCCCGCTCACCGTCGGCTCGGTCACCGTGGCTCCGAGATCGGACGACGCCGCGGGAACCCCGGACGTCGACGCCGACGCCCTCACTCCCGTGACCTTCGGGGGCGAGACGTCGGTGACCATTCCGGCGGGCGCGGACTGGATCTCCGATCCCGTGGACCTCACCGTGCGGGACGACTCCGATCTGGTCGTCAGCATGTACCTGCCCGGCCCCACCGGACCGGCGACGTTCCACTCCCAGGGATACGCGACGTCGTTCACCGCGCCGGGGGATGCCACCACCGACCCGGGGCGGGCGTTTTCGAAGCTCGACGCCTCACGCTACTTCCTCACCGGCGTCGACGTCACCACGCGCGCGAAGGGCTCCGTGGTGTTCTTCGGCGACTCCATCACCGACGGCGATGTGTCCACTGTAGATGCGAATCTGCGTTATCCCGACCAGGTCGCCGACCGACTGCTGGAGCGTCCCGACCCGCTCCGGTGCGGCGTGCTCAACAGCGGGATCAGCGGCAACCGGCTGCTGACGGACGCCGGGTCGTGGGGCGACTCGGCACTGTCCCGGTTCGACCGTGACGTCCTGAGTCGACCCGGCGTGCGCTCGGTGGTGCTGTTGGAGGGCATCAACGACATCGGTTCCAGCCAGGGTGCGGTGGAGCCGGAGCAGCTCATCGGCATCTACCGGCAGTTCATCGCCAGGGCCCACGACGCGGGCATCAAGGTGATCGGGGCGACGCTGACCCCGTTCGAGGGCGCCGACTACTACACCGAGGCCGGGGAGGCCGACCGGCAGGCGGTCAACGAGTGGATCAGGACGTCGGGTGAGTTCGACGCCGTCGTGGACTTCGACGCCGCCGTGCGCGACCCCGAGCACCCGACGCGTTTCCTGCCCGCCTACGACGTCGGCGACCACCTGCACCCGAACGACGCCGGGTTCGGCGCGATGGCCGCTGCCATCGACCTCCGCACCATCTGCTGA
- a CDS encoding GntR family transcriptional regulator, translating into MLDRKDGRPLHRQVAESLRREILGHDLPPGSTLPSEAELCSRFGVGRSVVRQAVAGLAADGLVIRRQGRPTVVAAPTEYRRLVQRATGLFEQFARRGHDIRTTVLELVEATPPEPARASLGTKACLRLERVRLLDDEPLSYVRTWLPAARVPDLRAEDLVDASLHRLLSHRYGLRPVSGQRQVRAVAADERLASALAIDPGTPLLLLEGETADQHGRPLEWFSAWHRSDRVVFDIDVSETAETLTLDTLPKAEGTESGGKPRPAERDLARARELVEELRTLLG; encoded by the coding sequence ATGCTCGACCGCAAGGACGGCCGACCGCTGCACCGGCAGGTCGCGGAGTCGTTACGTCGGGAGATCCTGGGCCACGACCTGCCTCCCGGCTCGACCCTGCCCAGCGAGGCGGAACTGTGCTCGCGTTTCGGAGTGGGACGCAGCGTCGTCCGGCAGGCCGTCGCGGGACTCGCCGCCGACGGCCTGGTGATCCGGCGCCAGGGCAGGCCGACAGTGGTGGCCGCGCCCACCGAGTACCGCCGGTTGGTGCAGCGGGCGACCGGCCTGTTCGAACAGTTCGCGCGGCGTGGCCACGACATCAGGACCACCGTGCTGGAACTGGTGGAGGCCACGCCGCCCGAACCCGCGAGGGCCTCGCTCGGGACGAAGGCGTGCCTGAGGCTGGAACGCGTGCGGCTGCTCGACGACGAGCCGCTCTCCTACGTCCGGACGTGGTTGCCCGCCGCCCGGGTGCCGGACCTGCGCGCCGAGGACCTCGTCGACGCCTCGCTGCACCGACTGCTCTCCCACCGGTACGGCTTGCGCCCGGTGAGCGGGCAGCGGCAGGTGCGCGCCGTCGCGGCGGACGAACGACTCGCCTCCGCGCTGGCCATCGATCCGGGGACGCCGTTGCTGCTGCTCGAAGGAGAGACGGCCGACCAGCACGGGCGGCCCCTCGAATGGTTCTCCGCGTGGCATCGCTCCGATCGCGTCGTGTTCGACATCGACGTCTCGGAGACGGCCGAGACGCTGACCCTCGACACCCTGCCGAAGGCCGAAGGCACCGAATCGGGCGGGAAACCGCGGCCCGCCGAGCGGGATCTGGCCCGCGCTCGGGAACTCGTCGAGGAATTGCGCACGCTTCTCGGCTGA
- the pdxA gene encoding 4-hydroxythreonine-4-phosphate dehydrogenase PdxA — MNDQQVPTLALTLGDVAGIGPEITIRTLLDHDELRTLCKPVVIGDAAALRKAATLLGKDPEAVRVVDSPADATGDPALVEVIQDGPSLDDVPYGELNPRAGDAAARFVMTACALARDGKVDGIVTAPLNKAAMHAGGHNWPGHTELLAHEFGVKNFSLVLSAGELFFFHLTTHVSLRDAIEGITPERTDSVLRLVGSFARALGRPDEPIGLAGLNPHAGENRLFGDEDADVLAPAVERAKAAGINAVGPLPADALIPAAVKGKWKFVVVCYHDQGHAPFKAVYGDDGVNITVGLPVVRVSVDHGTAFDIAGKGVAREASLVLATRRAAELAPAWHEVWETARAGEVS; from the coding sequence GTGAACGACCAGCAGGTGCCCACGCTCGCCCTCACCCTGGGCGATGTCGCCGGGATCGGACCGGAGATCACCATCCGGACCCTGCTCGACCACGACGAGCTGCGCACCCTCTGCAAGCCCGTGGTGATCGGGGACGCCGCCGCGCTCCGCAAGGCGGCGACGTTGCTCGGCAAGGATCCCGAGGCGGTGCGGGTCGTCGACTCTCCGGCCGACGCCACGGGAGACCCGGCGCTCGTCGAGGTGATCCAGGACGGGCCGTCGCTGGACGACGTGCCCTACGGGGAGCTGAACCCGCGCGCGGGCGACGCCGCCGCCCGGTTCGTGATGACCGCCTGCGCGCTCGCCCGCGACGGGAAGGTCGACGGCATCGTCACCGCGCCGCTCAACAAGGCGGCCATGCACGCGGGTGGCCACAACTGGCCCGGTCACACCGAACTGCTGGCTCACGAGTTCGGCGTGAAGAACTTCAGCCTCGTGCTGTCGGCCGGGGAACTGTTCTTCTTCCACCTCACCACCCACGTCTCGCTCCGCGACGCGATCGAGGGGATCACCCCGGAGCGCACCGACAGCGTGTTGCGACTCGTCGGCTCGTTCGCACGGGCGCTCGGCCGCCCCGACGAGCCCATCGGGCTGGCCGGTCTGAACCCGCACGCGGGTGAGAACCGGCTGTTCGGCGACGAGGACGCCGACGTGCTCGCGCCCGCCGTGGAGCGGGCGAAGGCCGCGGGCATCAACGCCGTGGGTCCCCTGCCCGCCGACGCGCTGATCCCGGCCGCGGTGAAGGGCAAGTGGAAGTTCGTGGTCGTGTGCTACCACGACCAGGGTCACGCGCCGTTCAAGGCGGTCTACGGCGACGACGGCGTCAACATCACCGTCGGGCTGCCCGTCGTGCGGGTGTCGGTGGACCACGGCACCGCGTTCGACATCGCGGGCAAGGGCGTCGCCAGGGAGGCGAGTCTGGTGCTGGCCACCCGCAGGGCCGCCGAGCTGGCCCCCGCCTGGCACGAGGTGTGGGAGACCGCCCGCGCCGGCGAGGTCTCGTAG
- a CDS encoding four-carbon acid sugar kinase family protein yields MTPRVAVIADDLTGAGDTALQFTEAGWTAELMLDLGASSAEVVAVTTDSRALPPTEAADRVRAVTADLVRSGVPRIYKKIDSTVRGPLRAEIDAVLDALGDEVTAVVCPAFPAVGRTLVDGTLLVAGTPVAETPVGRDPVTPVTCSHVPTLLDAPLLSLDPDGTPAEWARRARSAGRVVVVDAADEADLDRVAALTAALGDRAVAVGSAGLAAPLARHWRSPAAGTALVVVTTLHAATGEQVERLSASGVPVLAPTRHQLLDDAAWADFTDTAVAEATRRPPVLLLRAPDRGDGSLPPDVVSSRLAALAADLVREGDVAGLVATGGDGARAVLAALGAGGIRVTGQVAPGVPLGAVVGGPNAGLPVATKAGGFGEPDVLIKAAEAVRKTRNDKE; encoded by the coding sequence ATGACACCACGGGTAGCGGTGATCGCCGACGACCTCACGGGGGCGGGGGACACCGCACTGCAGTTCACCGAGGCCGGCTGGACGGCCGAGCTGATGCTGGACCTCGGGGCGAGCTCCGCGGAAGTCGTGGCCGTCACCACCGACTCGCGAGCCCTTCCTCCCACCGAGGCGGCGGACCGCGTCCGAGCGGTCACGGCGGACCTCGTGCGCTCCGGGGTCCCCCGGATCTACAAGAAGATCGACTCCACCGTGCGCGGACCGCTGCGCGCGGAGATCGACGCGGTGCTCGACGCGCTCGGCGACGAGGTGACCGCCGTGGTGTGCCCGGCGTTTCCCGCCGTCGGCCGGACGCTGGTGGACGGCACGCTGCTCGTGGCCGGCACCCCCGTGGCGGAGACGCCGGTGGGACGCGACCCCGTGACCCCCGTGACGTGCAGCCACGTGCCGACGCTGCTCGACGCGCCCCTGCTGTCGCTCGACCCGGACGGCACTCCCGCTGAGTGGGCTCGCCGGGCCCGCTCCGCGGGGCGCGTCGTGGTGGTCGACGCCGCCGACGAGGCCGATCTCGACCGCGTCGCCGCGTTGACGGCCGCACTCGGCGACCGCGCCGTGGCCGTGGGCTCGGCCGGCCTGGCCGCTCCCCTGGCACGGCATTGGCGCTCCCCGGCGGCGGGCACCGCCCTGGTGGTCGTCACCACACTGCACGCCGCGACGGGTGAACAGGTGGAGCGGTTGAGCGCCTCCGGCGTGCCCGTGCTGGCACCGACCCGGCACCAGTTGCTCGACGACGCCGCCTGGGCCGACTTCACCGACACCGCCGTCGCCGAGGCGACTCGGCGCCCGCCGGTGTTGCTGCTGCGGGCTCCGGACCGCGGGGACGGCTCCCTGCCACCGGACGTGGTGTCCTCCCGGCTCGCCGCCCTCGCCGCGGACCTCGTCCGCGAAGGCGACGTCGCGGGGCTCGTGGCCACCGGTGGCGACGGCGCGCGGGCCGTCCTCGCCGCGCTGGGGGCCGGCGGCATCCGCGTGACCGGCCAGGTGGCTCCGGGCGTGCCGCTCGGCGCCGTGGTCGGCGGCCCGAACGCCGGCCTGCCCGTGGCCACGAAGGCGGGTGGGTTCGGCGAACCCGACGTGTTGATCAAGGCCGCGGAGGCGGTCAGGAAGACCCGAAATGACAAGGAGTAA
- a CDS encoding 2-keto-3-deoxygluconate permease yields MSSTETSRVPLFATMQRIPGGLMLIPLVLGTLVATLAPGALEIGSFTTGLFKDSATPFIALLIFATGMQVTARTSGPVLAHAGTVLLMKSLIPAGLVVLLGLVVGVDGILGISLLGLLACVDNSNGGLWLAFAGQYGDERDRGAYIASAVNDGPFLTMLFLGASGFGDIPLTDLIAAIVPFLLGVIVGNLDGEWRRVMDPVPNIVIPFFAFSLGTGIDLGDVLTGGLTGILVGLVVAPFTGFLVYLGYRFILRRGKQSGLGFAAGTTAGNAIATPAIVAAADPSFAPYVGTATAQVASSVLVTAILAPLLASFVLKRAGALSAPPATSREQLS; encoded by the coding sequence TTGAGCAGTACGGAGACCTCCCGAGTCCCACTGTTCGCCACGATGCAACGCATTCCCGGCGGGCTCATGCTGATCCCGCTGGTGCTGGGCACGCTCGTCGCGACGCTGGCGCCGGGAGCGCTGGAGATCGGCAGCTTCACCACCGGCCTGTTCAAGGACAGCGCGACCCCGTTCATCGCGCTGCTCATCTTCGCCACCGGTATGCAGGTCACGGCACGAACGAGCGGCCCCGTCCTCGCGCACGCGGGCACCGTGCTGTTGATGAAGAGCCTCATCCCGGCGGGCCTCGTGGTGTTGCTCGGGCTCGTCGTCGGGGTCGACGGCATCCTCGGCATCTCGCTGCTCGGCCTGCTCGCCTGCGTGGACAACAGCAACGGCGGGCTGTGGCTGGCGTTCGCGGGCCAGTACGGCGACGAACGCGACCGAGGTGCCTACATCGCGAGCGCGGTGAACGACGGCCCCTTCCTGACCATGCTCTTCCTCGGGGCCTCCGGCTTCGGCGACATCCCGCTGACCGACCTGATCGCGGCCATCGTCCCGTTCCTACTCGGTGTGATCGTCGGCAACCTCGACGGCGAGTGGCGACGGGTCATGGACCCGGTGCCCAACATCGTCATCCCGTTCTTCGCGTTCTCCCTGGGCACCGGCATCGACCTCGGTGACGTGCTCACCGGCGGCCTGACCGGCATCCTGGTGGGCCTGGTGGTCGCGCCGTTCACCGGTTTCCTCGTCTACCTCGGCTACCGCTTCATCCTGCGGCGCGGCAAGCAGTCGGGCCTCGGATTCGCCGCGGGCACGACGGCGGGTAACGCGATCGCCACCCCGGCCATCGTGGCGGCGGCCGACCCGTCGTTCGCACCGTACGTCGGCACGGCGACCGCACAGGTGGCGTCGTCGGTCCTGGTGACCGCGATCCTCGCTCCCCTGCTGGCCTCGTTCGTCCTCAAACGGGCCGGTGCGCTGAGCGCACCCCCCGCCACCTCGCGGGAGCAGCTGTCATGA
- a CDS encoding DUF6292 family protein, translated as MEWELGSADPVVRGLRNYVRNVVETLGLNGDSSYAQSEPLSLYLAVDGHLPEFPYRDVALLWDEEHGWAGALETGCGEDLIVVSYLGDDPLPKPEVVASYTAALLRGESPGQPVPPEFPVAEVRRGLRWLARVPDLAGSPLGGHRGVSRTPVPAKAS; from the coding sequence ATGGAATGGGAACTGGGATCCGCGGATCCTGTCGTCAGGGGTTTGCGGAACTACGTTCGCAACGTCGTGGAAACGCTGGGGTTGAACGGTGACTCCTCGTACGCGCAGTCGGAGCCGTTGAGCCTGTACCTCGCGGTGGACGGGCACCTCCCCGAATTCCCGTACCGTGACGTCGCCCTGTTGTGGGACGAGGAGCACGGTTGGGCCGGGGCCCTGGAGACCGGGTGTGGCGAGGACCTCATCGTGGTGAGCTACCTCGGCGACGACCCGCTTCCGAAGCCCGAGGTCGTGGCCTCCTACACCGCCGCCCTGTTGCGCGGCGAGTCGCCGGGACAGCCCGTACCGCCCGAGTTCCCCGTGGCCGAGGTGCGCCGGGGGCTGCGCTGGTTGGCACGCGTCCCGGACCTCGCCGGTTCGCCGCTCGGCGGGCATCGCGGCGTGTCGAGGACCCCGGTCCCGGCCAAGGCCAGTTGA